The proteins below come from a single Macrobrachium rosenbergii isolate ZJJX-2024 unplaced genomic scaffold, ASM4041242v1 13875, whole genome shotgun sequence genomic window:
- the LOC136837894 gene encoding LOW QUALITY PROTEIN: uncharacterized protein (The sequence of the model RefSeq protein was modified relative to this genomic sequence to represent the inferred CDS: inserted 1 base in 1 codon), with amino-acid sequence MPVKRRILRRVTGQPISAHVNVNASDPECDDEPLRPLTAPQVLENFLPHSVLNLVQVPAVVLSLTAFALRLATLYTGEKNRGSTYYSLNRPYDRVGQVLGMTAGAVRAKVSLRTSSSCHSPSSVTPVSSAPSAFDNFTVGAIRRFIHRKFDEKEYFTVGSLTMDLKTAGIISERTSPSSVIRLLHSLGFKYKTTQRKMYVRKESLDIICRRINALRDLXDGRKVVYVDETWFTTRMTHSREWADTTQDITSPSYSRQVPPGEGERFVVVAAGTNEGFIEGSYLCYPAKSNQGDYHGEMNAKLFEQWLTTQLLPSLLEPSVLVLDNAPYHSTLTEESRCPTSANRKADLVRWLEQRRISFPPLATKSELLLVCQKNRPERRYVVDNIIREWGHEVVRLAPAHPELNAIEQVWGHMKRQVRSSLRRFTRSDLQARLEEARLSATPEVWAGAVRQSRHFEEEYWELDNIRETYVDPVIINLVSDDEDDDDLFLDSDDDCDL; translated from the exons TGCTAGTGATCCAGAATGTGATGATGAACCCCTTAGGCCACTAACAGCCCCACAAGTGTTGGAAAATTTTCTACCCCATTCAGTTTTGAACCTAGTGCAAGTGCCGGCGGTGGTTCTCAGTCT aaCTGCATTTGCCTTGCGGCTTGCAACCTTGTATACGGGAGAGAAAAACCGTGGTAGTACTTACTACTCCTTGAACAG GCCTTATGACCGCGTTGGACAagttttgggcatgactgcagggGCAGTAAGGGCCAAAGTCAGCCTCCGTACCTCCAGTTCATGTCATTCACCATCGTCAGTAACACCAGTTTCATCAGCACCATCCGCCTTTGATAACTTTACTGTTGGTGCGATTCGTCGCTTTATCCACAgaaagtttgatgagaaggaGTATTTTACGGTTGGCTCTCTAACAATGGACCTTAAAACAGCTGGCATTATCTCAGAAAGGACATCACCGAGTTCAGTAATCCGCCTCCTGCATTCTCtgggattcaagtataaaactacACAACGGAAAATGTATGTGAGGAAGGAGTCTCTGGATATAATTTGCCGCCGAATTAATGCTCTACGGGATC AGGACGGAAGGAAGGTGGTGTACGTTGATGAAACTTGGTTCACCACTAGAATGACCCATAGCAGGGAATGGGCAGACACCACGCAGGATATCACCAGTCCCTCTTACAGCCGTCAGGTCCCTCCAGGAGAAGGTGAACGATTTGTGGTGGTAGCTGCTGGCACCAATGAAGGCTTCATTGAAGGCTCGTATCTGTGCTACCCCGCTAAGTCCAATCAAGGAGATTATCATGGCGAAATGAATGCCAAATTGTTCGAACAGTGGCTTACGACACAGCTTCTACCGTCCCTCCTGGAGCCATCGGTTCTTGTGCTAGATAATGCACCATATCACAGCACACTAACCGAGGAGAGTCGATGCCCTACGTCAGCAAACAGAAAGGCGGATCTCGTAAG GTGGCTGGAGCAGCGTAGGATATCGTTCCCACCTTTGGCCACAAAATCTGAGCTGTTGCTCGTTTGCCAAAAGAATCGTCCGGAAAGGAGATATGTGGTGGATAACATCATCCGGGAGTGGGGCCACGAAGTTGTGCGCTTGGCACCCGCTCACCCAGAGCTCAACGCCATTGAACAGGTGTGGGGTCATATGAAGAGGCAAGTGCGTTCATCGCTCCGTCGATTTACGCGGTCTGACTTGCAGGCCAGGTTGGAGGAGGCAAGGCTTTCTGCTACcccggaagtgtgggcaggagcagttagacaatcacgtcattttgaggaggagtactgggaaTTGGACAACATCCGGGAGACTTACGTGGATCCAGTCATCATTAATTTAgtcagtgatgatgaggatgatgatgatcttttccttgatagtgatgatgattgtgatttgtaa